A single window of Sporosarcina sp. Marseille-Q4943 DNA harbors:
- a CDS encoding DUF2935 domain-containing protein encodes MYWNEEVQSGSPNISPMEFVERSLEEIRFWSRIMKEHSLFLRLGFRCEDTQLIAEANQFFHIFERIEQQSHAFTNQTDPMTIRRFNSEVQMAATNIYAFKRKVLGLILTCQLPGGNNFPLLVDHISREANYFRKRLIELNEGKLQPLADAIIKENVFFLRIMADHAKFIGHLLDPSERKLVDMARNFSNDFDELLFQARDLDGMRPYSQTVPMLDQFLDQNRVSVVSLRDFKKTARELIEECRIKSIIHPLLADHVYREADHFLTIIDMFDAHLTGANS; translated from the coding sequence ATGTATTGGAATGAAGAGGTTCAAAGCGGTAGCCCTAACATATCGCCGATGGAGTTTGTGGAACGGTCTTTAGAGGAAATTCGGTTTTGGTCAAGGATTATGAAAGAACATTCCTTGTTTCTAAGATTGGGATTTCGATGTGAAGATACACAACTAATCGCAGAAGCAAATCAATTTTTTCACATTTTTGAACGGATTGAACAACAGTCGCATGCTTTTACGAATCAAACAGACCCGATGACAATCAGAAGGTTCAATTCGGAAGTCCAGATGGCTGCGACGAATATTTATGCTTTTAAACGGAAAGTGTTAGGGTTAATCCTCACTTGCCAGTTGCCCGGCGGAAACAATTTCCCTCTATTGGTAGACCATATTAGTAGGGAAGCCAATTATTTCAGAAAGCGACTCATTGAGTTGAATGAAGGCAAATTACAACCGCTTGCAGATGCGATCATTAAAGAGAATGTGTTCTTTTTACGGATCATGGCTGATCATGCCAAGTTCATCGGGCATTTACTGGACCCTTCAGAAAGAAAGTTAGTTGATATGGCAAGGAATTTTAGTAATGACTTTGATGAATTGCTGTTCCAGGCAAGAGATCTGGATGGAATGAGACCGTATTCACAAACAGTTCCGATGTTGGATCAATTCCTAGATCAAAATCGCGTGTCGGTCGTTTCCCTCCGTGACTTTAAAAAGACGGCTAGAGAGCTGATTGAAGAATGTAGAATCAAGAGCATTATCCATCCATTACTAGCAGACCATGTTTATCGCGAGGCGGATCATTTCCTCACGATTATTGATATGTTCGACGCACATCTCACTGGAGCCAATTCATGA